The Periplaneta americana isolate PAMFEO1 chromosome 2, P.americana_PAMFEO1_priV1, whole genome shotgun sequence genome has a window encoding:
- the LOC138695076 gene encoding F-box/LRR-repeat protein 7-like isoform X4, translating to MIELLSNEVMLEIFSYLNMYDLALSVQHVNSRWMELSRNKKLWKGKVFVPDDRMLDKARVNIIKNMPSLRAYVSTKGRNTELIINALCTYCEDIEHLDLDESHTLEYPLLVKLTNCFSNIKKLTIPYLTKDNLPQFSQLIGSLQNLTHLGFTDRYEKVEDEVLKPIADGCPSLQHMDLADNQFKDEDVRYFLTKKQTQLLSFHVECYISLETFKCIIQCKNLEHLHYTGFFRFSDMTSNDFKLIRHLKNLKTLMLQYLSDTQFKAVPSLFEAGSLSNVTKLVFDAYDLSSVLKNCPQLIELYARGTRHVLEEGFKHIGNCKNLRYLTLSDCPEVLGKCLEYVAAGCPNLRDLSLSHFVDLNDSLLPTLHKCKNLRVLHVNNYGFRGFTFELIPSYLGHVKELCIYECTVEDVLWGTLLSKMPGLKLRRYVDSDSDSDDDDDDDDDDYNIGDDDDDDDNGDDNDDDNDCIGNDVDDSDYTGSDVDDKNYNLRGYECDYDDDDDDDDDDDDDDDDDDDDDDDDDIQGNG from the coding sequence ATGATTGAACTGTTATCAAATGAAGTGATGCTGGAGATATTCTCGTATTTGAACATGTATGATTTGGCTCTCTCTGTACAACATGTGAACTCTCGATGGATGGAGCTGTCTAGAAATAAGAAGCTGTGGAAAGGCAAAGTATTTGTACCTGATGACAGAATGCTGGACAAAGCTAGGGTGAATATCATAAAAAACATGCCATCCCTGAGGGCTTATGTGTCCACTAAAGGTAGAAACACAGAACTGATTATTAACGCATTATGCACATACTGTGAAGATATTGAACATTTGGATTTGGATGAAAGCCATACACTGGAGTATCCTCTTTTGGTAAAACTTACGAACTGCTTTTCTAATATAAAGAAATTAACAATCCCATACCTTACAAAAGACAATCTACCACAGTTTTCCCAACTAATAGGCAGTCTCCAGAATCTAACTCATTTAGGTTTCACTGACCGATATGAAAAAGTAGAAGATGAAGTACTGAAACCAATTGCTGATGGGTGCCCTTCTTTGCAGCACATGGATTTAGCGGACAACCAGTTCAAGGATGAAGACGTTAGGTATTTCCTAACAAAGAAGCAAACACAACTGTTATCTTTTCATGTCGAGTGTTACATATCGTTAGAAACATTCAAATGTATAATACAGTGTAAGAACCTGGAACATTTACACTATACTGGTTTTTTCCGGTTTTCAGATATGACTTCCAATGACTTTAAACTCATAAGACATCTGAAGAATTTGAAGACTTTAATGCTGCAGTATCTCTCTGATACACAGTTTAAAGCAGTTCCTAGTTTATTTGAAGCAGGTTCTTTATCCAATGTAACCAAACTAGTATTTGATGCATACGACTTGAGCTCTGTATTGAAGAACTGTCCTCAACTCATTGAGCTTTATGCACGTGGCACGAGGCATGTGTTAGAAGAAGGATTTAAACACATTGGTAACTGCAAGAACTTGAGATATCTGACACTTTCAGATTGTCCGGAAGTACTTGGAAAATGTTTAGAATATGTAGCAGCTGGTTGTCCTAACTTACGGGATCTTAGTTTGTCACACTTTGTTGACTTAAATGATTCCCTACTTCCTACTTTACACAAGTGCAAAAACTTGAGAGTTTTACATGTAAATAACTATGGTTTCAGAGGGTTTACTTTTGAGTTGATTCCATCATATCTTGGTCACGTGAAAGAACTCTGTATATATGAATGTACAGTGGAGGATGTATTGTGGGGCACACTGTTATCCAAAATGCCGGGTTTGAAATTAAGAAGATATGTTgacagtgatagtgatagtgatgatgatgatgatgatgatgatgatgattacaatattggtgatgatgatgatgatgacgataatggtgatgataatgatgacgataatgattgtATTGGTAATGATGTTGACGATAGTGATTATACTGGTAGTGATGTTGatgataaaaattataatttacgtGGTTATGAatgcgattatgatgatgatgatgatgatgatgatgatgatgatgatgatgatgatgatgatgatgatgatgacgacgacgacgacatacAAGGAAATGGATga